A part of Sediminispirochaeta bajacaliforniensis DSM 16054 genomic DNA contains:
- a CDS encoding LacI family DNA-binding transcriptional regulator has product MATIKDVAERAGITVTTVSRVLNNRGYISDKTRKKVYQAMKELDYRPNAIARALAQNQTNSIGIIVPSLLHPFFAVSINYFELYAAQHGFKIMICNSQRNIEKEMEYFDMLRSNKVAGIILCTRSGEVEKYLGYSFPVVTFERSISNQIPAVLCDNYLGGVLATKHLLESGCTHPAMLNGSLHVRLPADDRAKAFIDICNAANVHPLIFTTNEEQFDNRRYRPEIDTLIEENPEIDGIFASSDVIAAQAIQACYKKGIRIPEDVKLVGFDDIEIATLTTPTLTTIRQPIELMCKYAIEIILQKMKGEVVPIRTVLPVTLVRRESSETTP; this is encoded by the coding sequence GTGGCTACGATCAAGGATGTTGCGGAGCGTGCCGGTATTACCGTGACCACTGTTTCTCGGGTCCTAAACAACAGAGGATATATAAGCGACAAGACCAGAAAAAAAGTCTATCAGGCGATGAAAGAGTTGGATTATCGTCCCAACGCGATTGCCCGTGCTCTGGCACAGAATCAGACCAACTCGATCGGTATTATTGTACCCTCTCTGTTGCATCCCTTTTTTGCCGTGAGTATTAATTACTTTGAGTTGTATGCGGCACAGCATGGCTTCAAGATAATGATCTGCAATTCTCAGCGGAATATCGAAAAAGAAATGGAATACTTCGATATGCTAAGATCAAATAAGGTTGCCGGAATTATCTTATGTACACGAAGTGGAGAGGTTGAAAAATACCTCGGCTACTCTTTTCCGGTAGTGACCTTTGAGCGATCTATTTCCAATCAGATTCCTGCTGTTCTCTGCGATAATTACCTCGGAGGGGTTCTGGCAACCAAACATCTCCTGGAATCGGGCTGTACCCATCCGGCAATGCTTAACGGCAGCCTGCATGTCCGTCTTCCCGCCGATGACAGAGCAAAGGCTTTCATCGACATATGTAATGCGGCGAACGTTCATCCTCTGATATTTACGACGAATGAGGAACAGTTTGATAATCGTCGCTATAGGCCCGAGATAGATACCCTGATTGAAGAAAATCCGGAGATAGACGGTATCTTTGCATCAAGTGACGTCATTGCTGCACAGGCTATTCAGGCCTGTTACAAGAAGGGGATTCGTATTCCCGAGGATGTGAAACTTGTTGGTTTCGACGACATAGAAATAGCAACCCTGACCACCCCGACGCTCACTACCATCCGCCAGCCCATAGAACTGATGTGTAAATATGCAATCGAGATCATTCTTCAGAAAATGAAAGGGGAGGTCGTCCCGATTCGAACGGTCCTGCCGGTTACATTGGTGCGGCGGGAATCCTCCGAAACCACTCCGTGA
- a CDS encoding metallophosphoesterase family protein: protein MKLLVVSDIHSNIWALETILSAEKTYDQLCCAGDLVDYGIAPKEVISTLRQKKENSMIVQGNHDRHVAKTYHEHEFRNIAPAMYKWVHYNCERLSNQDISYLSALPLHRFFEADGWHYLMQHQYDEAYGCIETSHQFELYWKSHTPKEYWNAERKRMIFGHSHRQCRHQLATGMEWINPGSVSYRRPDDPDKSAHYACIEEGRLTLKRIPYDRTPQLEEARKYHERNAMMETELQDFFFFFGSAETSRDPLPMVKKESKRTNS, encoded by the coding sequence ATGAAGTTGCTTGTCGTCTCAGATATACACAGTAATATCTGGGCGCTTGAGACGATTCTTTCGGCGGAAAAAACGTATGATCAACTATGTTGTGCGGGAGATCTTGTCGATTACGGGATAGCACCGAAAGAGGTCATATCGACATTACGACAAAAAAAAGAGAATTCCATGATTGTACAGGGAAATCATGACCGCCATGTCGCTAAAACATATCATGAACATGAATTCCGCAACATTGCTCCCGCGATGTATAAATGGGTACACTACAATTGTGAACGGTTATCGAATCAGGATATTTCATATCTATCCGCTTTGCCCCTCCACCGTTTCTTTGAGGCCGACGGTTGGCACTATCTTATGCAGCACCAGTACGACGAGGCCTACGGCTGCATAGAAACATCACACCAGTTTGAGCTTTACTGGAAATCTCATACACCCAAGGAATACTGGAACGCGGAGCGAAAAAGAATGATTTTCGGACATTCACACAGACAATGCAGGCATCAACTGGCAACCGGGATGGAATGGATAAATCCCGGCAGTGTATCATACCGTCGCCCGGACGATCCCGACAAATCGGCGCATTATGCATGTATCGAAGAGGGAAGGCTTACGCTCAAACGGATTCCGTATGACAGAACGCCCCAACTGGAAGAGGCACGAAAATATCATGAACGCAATGCAATGATGGAGACAGAATTACAGGATTTTTTCTTTTTCTTTGGATCGGCAGAAACCTCGAGGGATCCCCTCCCCATGGTAAAAAAAGAGAGTAAAAGGACAAACTCATGA
- a CDS encoding carbohydrate ABC transporter permease yields the protein MKTDAQIVEDMSTFRAFIPSGHISAENYSAIIGKVNFFKFFKNSAVVAILNVSLVTILNAMMGYALGLLSFKGKKFMISFIIALAIIPTESVIINRFMVALHLHMLNSYAGLALPTVGYPMFIFLYYNHFKGMPRELLEAAIVDGETYNGIFWKIMLPLSKPVISTVAIMGFIRSWGDLLWPTLVTRDETYRTLPLALRALSTDVYIFWGQIFAFASLMTLPVLIIFVLFQKQFIQSLAMTGIKG from the coding sequence GTGAAAACTGATGCCCAAATTGTAGAAGATATGTCGACCTTCAGGGCCTTTATTCCTTCCGGCCATATCTCCGCAGAAAACTACTCGGCAATAATAGGAAAGGTGAATTTCTTTAAGTTTTTTAAGAATTCCGCGGTTGTTGCCATCCTGAATGTCTCGTTGGTTACCATTCTCAATGCAATGATGGGATATGCCTTGGGATTGCTTAGCTTCAAGGGAAAGAAGTTTATGATTTCTTTTATTATTGCGCTTGCAATCATTCCCACCGAATCTGTTATCATCAACCGTTTTATGGTTGCGCTTCATTTGCACATGCTTAACAGCTACGCAGGGCTTGCATTACCAACTGTCGGCTATCCCATGTTTATTTTTTTGTATTATAACCATTTTAAGGGGATGCCGAGGGAGTTGCTCGAGGCCGCTATCGTTGATGGTGAAACCTATAACGGTATATTCTGGAAAATCATGCTCCCATTGTCGAAACCGGTCATCTCCACGGTTGCCATTATGGGATTTATTCGATCCTGGGGCGATCTGCTATGGCCGACTCTTGTTACCCGGGATGAAACATATCGAACCCTTCCCCTGGCTTTACGTGCGTTGTCCACCGATGTCTATATCTTCTGGGGACAAATTTTTGCCTTCGCATCACTTATGACGCTGCCGGTCCTTATCATATTTGTATTGTTCCAAAAGCAATTCATTCAATCCCTGGCAATGACTGGTATCAAAGGTTAG
- a CDS encoding tyrosine-protein phosphatase, with the protein MKALRRWNLQGVANFRDLGGYPCKNGEATRYGIFFRSTHLHHATEEDLNMLRTAHIDTIIDLRYEEERALSPDRIPEGASYHHISLMGCVEAKDINVNSSVTDTRTLHRMYRQILSFGQEEIAKTLKILANAGRAIYHCAAGKDRTGIISMFLLSIADVPKEDIIADYEVSHSYIRDFTSDISGSNYYNMQLVIEFLEKRYGGAVPYLKAIGIDETTLHTIRSKFILSA; encoded by the coding sequence ATGAAAGCATTACGGCGATGGAACCTGCAAGGAGTGGCGAACTTCCGAGATTTGGGAGGCTATCCGTGTAAAAACGGGGAGGCAACCCGATACGGAATATTTTTCCGTTCCACACATCTCCATCATGCAACGGAAGAAGACCTAAACATGCTACGAACGGCGCACATCGACACCATAATCGATTTACGCTATGAAGAGGAAAGAGCGCTCTCCCCCGATAGAATTCCGGAAGGCGCATCATATCATCACATCTCCTTAATGGGCTGTGTTGAGGCAAAAGATATCAACGTAAACTCTTCGGTCACCGATACACGGACCCTCCACCGAATGTATCGCCAAATTCTTAGCTTCGGGCAGGAAGAGATAGCAAAAACCCTCAAAATTCTCGCCAATGCAGGAAGGGCGATCTATCATTGTGCCGCAGGAAAGGACCGTACCGGCATCATAAGCATGTTCTTACTGAGCATTGCCGATGTTCCAAAGGAAGACATCATTGCCGATTATGAGGTGAGCCATAGCTATATCCGAGATTTCACGAGCGACATATCGGGATCAAATTATTATAACATGCAGCTCGTTATAGAATTTCTGGAAAAACGCTACGGCGGTGCGGTTCCCTATCTCAAAGCAATCGGAATCGACGAGACGACGCTTCATACAATACGCTCGAAATTCATCCTTTCCGCATAG
- the pgmB gene encoding beta-phosphoglucomutase, with the protein MNHHLFGIDAWVLREERFDRNTIAARETLFTLGNGYLGIRGCHEELDASWWRGSYVNGFYESRPIVYGERAYGFADRYQTILNCSDATLITLNLHEESFSPATSHIDAYSRELDLRTGILKRSLVWSPSSAPGTKVKVESRRLVPYQPRHLMLISYRVTLIEGGGNFSLRHELSGDVSNLAAGDDPRTGSHIMPGDFGIESVRQEENHTVLNHFTKMSGLRMCVVADRSFSCSAGEGGYELWRKERNSGGIVGAQADMKAGDWLEMVVCAGWYHGAAGEEQQLESRAISHVSEALSCGFDAAADTQRKFLDQFWEDADLLVEHAPDVQQSIRFNLFHLLQGAGREGGTSLPAKGLTGEGYEGHFFWDTEIYALPFFLYTRPEIARDLLEYRYRILPHARGRAAQLGYPGALYPWRTINGNEASAFFPAGTAQYHINADIAYAVVKYLDVSGDESFLAHGAEILLETARFWYGFGDFIPSRGGAFCINCVTGPDEYTALVDNNYYTNLMARENLRSAVRFLDLLKKRQPEAWKGLVDSVGLDPGEPQAWLTAADAMYLPYNEDLGVTPQDDTFLSKARWERASVPIERRPLLLHYHPLTIYRYQILKQADLVLAQMLLGRYFSHAQKKRDFDYYDPLTTADSSLSPCIQGVMAARLGYAEESYRHFTRSVRMDLDDVNGNVRDGIHAAAMAGSWISLVYGFAGLEDYDGMLRFAPALPAAWSRLSFSLRKGHSALEVSIGHEEVSYRIKRGGALTIFHEGRRHKIFPGSPLVISMRPELEAVIFDLDGVITDSAEYHYLAWKQLCDELEIPFDRQFNNNLKGVGRMASLELLLARGTRRYSPEEKAAFAARKNKYYKKLIARITPDDLLPGIDALLSELHEAGIRTALASASRNAGAILGYLGISDRFDVVTDPGALKKGKPDPEQFFLAAELLGVPYRNCIGVEDAQAGIDAINAAGMLSVGIGGYLEGAALRLSSTAELSLERLREAFFRR; encoded by the coding sequence ATGAATCATCATTTGTTCGGCATAGATGCCTGGGTTTTACGCGAGGAGCGTTTCGACAGGAACACGATTGCCGCAAGGGAGACGCTTTTTACCCTTGGCAACGGCTATCTCGGCATTCGGGGCTGTCATGAAGAGCTGGATGCTTCATGGTGGCGGGGCAGCTATGTCAACGGCTTTTATGAAAGCCGCCCCATTGTCTATGGTGAAAGGGCCTATGGTTTTGCCGATCGCTACCAGACCATTCTCAATTGCAGTGATGCCACGCTTATCACGCTGAATCTGCATGAGGAATCTTTTTCCCCGGCGACTTCGCATATCGATGCCTATAGCCGGGAGCTTGATCTTCGCACCGGAATCCTGAAGCGGAGCCTGGTGTGGTCGCCTTCCTCCGCTCCCGGTACGAAGGTGAAGGTAGAAAGCCGTCGTCTTGTACCCTACCAGCCTCGTCATCTCATGCTGATTTCCTATAGGGTTACCCTCATCGAGGGGGGAGGGAATTTTTCCCTTCGTCACGAACTCTCCGGTGATGTTTCCAATCTCGCCGCCGGTGACGATCCCCGTACCGGTTCTCATATTATGCCGGGAGATTTCGGGATCGAATCTGTTCGCCAGGAAGAAAACCATACCGTGCTGAATCATTTTACGAAAATGAGCGGCCTTCGTATGTGTGTCGTCGCGGACCGCTCCTTTTCCTGTTCTGCCGGTGAAGGGGGGTATGAACTATGGCGGAAAGAACGTAACAGCGGTGGTATTGTCGGGGCTCAGGCGGACATGAAGGCAGGTGATTGGCTGGAGATGGTTGTTTGTGCAGGATGGTATCACGGTGCAGCCGGAGAGGAGCAACAGTTGGAGTCCAGAGCCATTTCGCACGTTTCCGAGGCTCTTTCCTGCGGTTTCGATGCGGCCGCAGATACGCAGAGGAAATTTCTCGATCAGTTTTGGGAAGATGCCGATCTCCTGGTCGAACATGCCCCCGATGTGCAGCAGAGCATCCGGTTCAACCTCTTCCATCTGCTGCAGGGAGCCGGAAGAGAAGGAGGAACCTCGCTCCCTGCAAAAGGGCTTACCGGCGAGGGATATGAAGGACACTTTTTCTGGGACACGGAGATCTATGCGCTTCCCTTTTTTCTCTACACCCGTCCGGAAATTGCCAGGGATCTTCTTGAGTACCGTTACCGCATCCTGCCCCATGCCCGGGGCAGGGCAGCCCAGCTCGGCTATCCCGGGGCTCTCTATCCCTGGCGAACCATCAACGGAAATGAAGCCTCTGCCTTTTTTCCCGCCGGTACCGCTCAGTATCACATTAATGCCGATATCGCCTATGCAGTGGTAAAGTACCTTGATGTAAGCGGCGACGAGAGCTTTCTGGCCCATGGAGCGGAGATTCTCCTCGAAACCGCCCGTTTCTGGTACGGTTTCGGAGACTTTATCCCCTCCCGCGGCGGTGCTTTCTGTATCAACTGCGTTACCGGACCCGATGAATATACTGCGCTGGTAGATAATAACTACTATACCAACCTCATGGCCCGGGAGAATCTTCGCAGTGCGGTTCGCTTCCTCGATCTCTTGAAAAAGCGACAGCCGGAGGCATGGAAAGGCCTTGTCGACTCCGTCGGCCTTGATCCCGGGGAGCCCCAGGCGTGGCTTACGGCCGCGGATGCCATGTACCTTCCCTATAACGAAGATCTTGGAGTTACACCTCAGGACGACACCTTTCTCTCCAAAGCTCGCTGGGAGCGGGCTTCCGTCCCTATCGAGCGGCGTCCCCTGCTCCTGCATTACCACCCCCTTACCATCTACCGCTACCAGATCCTTAAGCAGGCGGACCTTGTCCTTGCCCAGATGCTTTTGGGACGCTATTTCTCCCATGCCCAGAAAAAACGCGACTTCGACTATTACGATCCCCTGACCACCGCCGACTCCTCCCTAAGCCCCTGCATCCAAGGGGTGATGGCCGCTCGGCTTGGATACGCTGAGGAAAGTTATCGACATTTCACACGCAGCGTGAGGATGGATCTGGACGACGTCAACGGCAATGTCCGGGACGGCATACACGCCGCCGCCATGGCCGGATCATGGATCAGCCTTGTTTACGGCTTTGCAGGACTGGAAGATTACGACGGCATGCTTAGATTTGCTCCCGCTCTGCCGGCAGCCTGGAGCCGCCTTTCTTTTTCCCTGAGAAAGGGACATTCGGCCCTCGAGGTCAGCATCGGCCACGAAGAGGTCTCCTACCGAATCAAACGGGGAGGGGCCCTGACCATTTTCCATGAAGGACGCAGACATAAGATTTTTCCCGGCTCTCCCCTGGTGATAAGCATGAGACCGGAGCTCGAAGCGGTAATTTTCGACCTCGACGGCGTTATCACCGATTCGGCCGAGTATCATTACCTCGCCTGGAAGCAACTCTGCGACGAACTTGAGATTCCCTTTGACCGGCAGTTCAACAACAATCTCAAAGGGGTAGGCAGAATGGCAAGCCTTGAGCTGCTTCTCGCCCGCGGTACGCGCCGCTACAGCCCTGAGGAAAAGGCCGCCTTTGCCGCCAGAAAAAACAAATACTACAAAAAACTGATTGCCCGTATTACCCCGGACGATCTGCTTCCCGGCATTGATGCCCTTCTTTCGGAGTTGCATGAGGCCGGCATTCGGACCGCCCTTGCTTCGGCAAGCAGAAATGCAGGTGCTATTCTCGGCTACCTGGGGATCTCCGACCGCTTTGATGTGGTGACCGATCCCGGTGCCCTCAAAAAGGGTAAGCCCGATCCGGAACAATTCTTCCTTGCCGCCGAGCTTTTGGGGGTTCCCTACCGCAACTGCATTGGCGTAGAAGACGCCCAAGCCGGTATCGACGCCATAAACGCCGCCGGAATGCTCTCCGTCGGCATCGGCGGCTATCTCGAAGGGGCCGCCTTGCGTCTGTCTTCCACCGCAGAGCTTTCACTGGAGCGTCTGCGGGAGGCCTTCTTTCGGCGGTGA
- a CDS encoding MBL fold metallo-hydrolase, with translation MRIKYLGTGAAEGFPGLFCECAACRKARDRRGKNLKMRSCTLLNDSVLIDISPDIFAQSLSFGIRMSKIKAIVCTHSHEDHLDLFSLMLRCRTGSSHLPDIPPSQNHIHVYGSSAIIGKIEHAFSSQPHADRNILIFHELKAYRPYLIEGLEFTPLPAQHIPDEECFLYCVREGKHSLLYANDTGAPTEDFFSGVERLPHPFSVVSLDCARGTLDGDGHMGIKEVRSLCGKLKEMGRITPASRIYLNHFSHMCGMIHDEFQDLIAEEGLRLTYDGLTLEVSDDGFFTRSM, from the coding sequence ATGCGAATCAAATATCTCGGAACAGGAGCTGCCGAGGGTTTTCCCGGGCTTTTTTGCGAATGTGCGGCTTGCAGGAAGGCAAGGGACCGGCGGGGAAAAAACCTGAAGATGAGAAGTTGTACGTTATTGAACGACTCTGTCCTCATCGACATATCTCCCGACATTTTTGCACAAAGCCTCTCCTTCGGCATTCGCATGTCGAAGATTAAGGCAATTGTCTGTACCCATTCACATGAAGATCACTTGGACCTTTTTTCCCTGATGTTAAGGTGCCGGACCGGATCCTCCCATCTCCCCGATATACCCCCTTCTCAAAATCACATCCATGTCTACGGGAGCAGTGCAATTATCGGAAAAATAGAACATGCCTTTTCCTCCCAGCCACATGCCGATAGAAACATTCTTATTTTTCATGAACTGAAAGCCTACCGGCCCTATCTGATCGAGGGCCTGGAATTTACTCCACTGCCGGCACAGCATATCCCCGACGAAGAGTGCTTCCTCTATTGCGTCCGGGAAGGGAAACACTCCTTACTCTACGCCAATGATACCGGTGCCCCAACCGAAGATTTTTTTTCCGGGGTCGAACGCTTGCCTCACCCCTTTAGCGTCGTAAGCCTCGATTGCGCCCGGGGAACGCTCGATGGCGATGGACATATGGGGATCAAGGAAGTTCGGTCGCTCTGCGGAAAGCTGAAAGAAATGGGAAGAATTACCCCTGCTTCTCGAATCTACCTCAACCATTTCTCTCATATGTGCGGTATGATACATGATGAGTTTCAGGACTTGATAGCTGAAGAAGGCCTGAGGCTTACCTACGATGGCTTGACCCTTGAGGTCTCTGATGATGGCTTTTTCACTAGGAGCATGTAA
- a CDS encoding carbohydrate ABC transporter permease, whose amino-acid sequence MNRRSISLRRSHHIRDGQTATAWLFCAPALLSVFLFYLIPFCLSIAYSFTNKMLVPRIGRSTEFVGVGNYLKILSNDIAAKAFVNTGLYALMVVPAIMVIGTILAVFVNRQVKGVKTFRAIYFSPQVVTMTVVAVVWSFIFSPGESGLLNSFLGLIGIPPQSWLQNSNQALFCIAVMYIWQSLGLQMIIILGGLQYIPEELYEAGRLDGCSIVQKFLYITVPLLKNTLVYVLISTTINTLKLFTQVYVLTNGGPNHSTTSVVYLLYKAGFINSQLGYSSAIAVVFFLIVLIISLIQNYAMSEK is encoded by the coding sequence ATGAATAGAAGAAGCATTTCGTTGAGAAGAAGTCATCACATTCGTGACGGGCAAACAGCAACGGCCTGGCTGTTTTGTGCGCCTGCACTACTTTCGGTTTTTTTGTTTTACCTTATCCCTTTTTGTCTCTCGATTGCATATTCCTTTACAAATAAGATGCTTGTTCCGCGGATAGGACGATCGACCGAGTTTGTTGGGGTGGGAAACTATCTGAAAATTCTTTCAAACGATATCGCGGCAAAGGCTTTCGTCAATACCGGTCTCTACGCGCTTATGGTCGTACCCGCCATTATGGTAATTGGTACCATCTTAGCCGTGTTCGTAAACAGGCAGGTAAAGGGAGTGAAAACCTTCCGGGCGATTTACTTTAGCCCGCAGGTCGTGACAATGACCGTCGTGGCGGTTGTTTGGTCTTTTATTTTTTCGCCGGGAGAGAGCGGGCTCCTTAATTCTTTTTTAGGATTGATAGGAATACCACCTCAGAGCTGGCTTCAGAACTCGAATCAGGCCCTGTTCTGTATTGCCGTTATGTACATATGGCAATCCTTAGGTCTTCAGATGATAATAATCCTGGGGGGGCTGCAGTATATTCCGGAAGAGCTTTACGAAGCAGGTCGTCTGGACGGTTGCAGCATTGTTCAGAAATTTCTTTACATCACCGTGCCTCTGCTGAAAAACACCCTGGTCTATGTCCTTATTTCCACGACCATCAATACCCTGAAGCTTTTCACCCAGGTCTATGTTTTGACGAACGGTGGTCCAAACCATTCAACAACTTCAGTTGTATATCTGCTGTATAAAGCCGGTTTTATCAATAGTCAGTTGGGCTATTCTTCGGCCATTGCCGTTGTCTTTTTCCTGATTGTGCTGATCATTTCGCTGATCCAGAATTATGCCATGAGCGAGAAGTAA
- a CDS encoding sugar ABC transporter substrate-binding protein: protein MKKTILILLVLLLPLVLVCAEGKQEASASGDTAQIKVWVSSGAEDDIYRNMFDNMESALGIAINDEYYPKDELDSKLKMAPVVGDAPDMIVVDYLQIPSYYEAGLIASLDGRIPDTLKNDLIPSVIAESTYDGKFITTAQFDAGMAMWANKSMLEHAGIRIPASYKEAWDRKEFEDALARLKADGVPYPIYIRQNKPSSLYFMYLPVVASFGGDFINRDTMLTEGTLDSPETIAAYDYISWLIDKGYMNGACDYENGFYGRKESAIALLGHWKYKDHVTNLGDDAILVPIPDFGNGVYTCSGSTVWAMTTSASENGTADVVWKVIEKSLDPENINLVTGFNGAIPSRKSVMNSNPELQKGGRLYLYREQLEAGISVLRPLTPAHMTIYSAVQSATADIIAGSDAATTLHNTAVSIDEIIKDNGWNK, encoded by the coding sequence ATGAAAAAAACGATTCTTATTCTGCTTGTACTTCTTCTTCCCTTGGTTTTAGTTTGTGCGGAGGGTAAGCAGGAGGCATCTGCTTCAGGTGATACGGCGCAGATCAAGGTGTGGGTCAGCAGTGGTGCAGAGGATGATATCTACAGGAATATGTTCGACAACATGGAATCGGCATTGGGTATCGCCATTAATGATGAGTATTATCCGAAGGATGAACTTGATAGCAAACTGAAGATGGCTCCCGTTGTCGGGGATGCTCCTGATATGATCGTGGTTGACTATCTTCAGATTCCATCCTACTACGAGGCCGGATTAATAGCATCTCTTGACGGACGAATACCCGATACGCTGAAAAACGATTTGATTCCCTCGGTGATAGCGGAATCCACCTATGATGGAAAATTCATTACCACTGCGCAGTTTGATGCAGGGATGGCGATGTGGGCGAACAAGAGCATGCTGGAACATGCAGGAATCAGAATACCCGCGAGCTACAAAGAGGCATGGGACAGAAAAGAGTTCGAGGATGCCTTGGCAAGGCTGAAGGCCGATGGAGTGCCGTATCCGATCTATATTCGGCAGAACAAGCCTTCTTCCCTGTATTTTATGTATTTGCCGGTTGTCGCAAGCTTTGGCGGTGATTTCATCAATCGTGATACCATGCTGACGGAAGGGACCCTGGATAGCCCGGAAACCATCGCTGCCTATGATTATATCTCATGGCTTATCGACAAGGGCTATATGAATGGCGCTTGTGACTATGAGAATGGTTTTTACGGAAGAAAAGAAAGTGCAATAGCCCTGCTTGGACATTGGAAGTACAAGGATCATGTGACAAATCTCGGTGATGATGCCATCCTGGTGCCAATCCCCGATTTCGGTAATGGGGTCTATACATGTTCCGGTTCAACGGTCTGGGCAATGACGACTTCGGCAAGCGAAAACGGTACTGCAGATGTGGTATGGAAGGTAATTGAAAAGAGCCTTGATCCTGAAAACATCAACCTGGTAACGGGCTTCAACGGGGCTATTCCCTCGAGAAAATCGGTTATGAACAGCAACCCTGAACTTCAGAAAGGAGGACGATTGTATTTGTACCGTGAACAGTTGGAAGCCGGTATATCTGTTCTTAGGCCTTTAACCCCTGCTCATATGACGATCTATAGTGCAGTACAGTCGGCAACAGCCGATATTATAGCCGGTTCAGATGCTGCGACGACCTTACACAACACGGCTGTGTCCATAGATGAAATCATCAAAGATAACGGTTGGAATAAATAA